A single genomic interval of Shewanella psychropiezotolerans harbors:
- a CDS encoding VCBS domain-containing protein, with the protein MQSLTDGQTLTRTITVTSADGTASHNVIITIVGANDPADITVGQGDSDAGTVTEDGD; encoded by the coding sequence GTGCAGTCACTGACTGACGGCCAGACGCTGACCCGTACCATCACAGTGACCAGTGCCGATGGCACCGCCTCACACAACGTGATCATCACCATTGTCGGCGCCAACGACCCGGCTGACATCACCGTTGGCCAAGGCGATAGCGATGCCGGCACCGTCACTGAAGATGGCGACTGA
- a CDS encoding type I secretion C-terminal target domain-containing protein — protein MDTSVPASVQVNDVVFGTNIEAVLAGQHAVSGNENSFIEGSENAQNSLSGGTGNDILIGGAQADSLHGNAGDDIFIGGGQNDSIYGGSGTDTAIYSGNFADYTITNHFDHSVTPYLLINDSRGVDASSVNTTNLDAGDHLYQVERLIFADSVYVVGPDGSLTQVQLKEIPLDIDVALTDNDGSETLSEVTISGVPNGVYLSAGVNNGNGSWTLTTAELNDLKLQVEEDYAGDLEFALTVSVTSTEFSNNDSETSSVPLNISLRDYAQDNGSYGDDNITGTENHDVIVSDSTGIQVVEGENYNIAFILDSSGSMGSSNVNTAKAQLLEVFNTLKASAAGAHAGVVNILLVDFDTGTKVNVSVDLSDSNAISNLEGALDTIYSGGRTNYEAAFEVVTEWFNNGEAASNDGTNLTYFITDGETNNYVVDTSPDNVWVYNPSGSQNDKHLSDLLSDYVPGQELVHAGKVIVDEYGNVNYWYKDGSQWKSSLQGALKEDANGNYVVSLITNGSDAEAEAQALAAFSVLNTVSEVEAIGIGSGIDLDDLIPYDSDGQAHANINASDLANIILGSEQTLIQGDDTVDAAAGNDIIFGDLVKFDNIEGQGYTALQKYVAQETSQNLADVSVQDVHEFVTANPGVFDVSRTDDGADTIYGGEGNDLLFGQGGNDVLIGGLGDDILIGGLGDDTLTGGTNTNDIGADTFVWSAGSTGTDHITDFNLGEDKLDLSDLLQGENAGNLGQYLHFTVNNGTTTIEIDANHDGNVDQLIVLDGVDLSTAYGATDEAIINGLLGNNGDGALIIDNQASASSSSTAFAYNSGSESNSQQDEQIQHLIP, from the coding sequence ATGGATACCAGTGTTCCAGCTAGTGTTCAAGTTAATGATGTGGTGTTTGGCACTAATATCGAGGCGGTATTAGCTGGCCAACATGCAGTCTCTGGGAATGAGAACTCATTCATTGAAGGTAGTGAGAATGCTCAAAACTCACTCAGTGGGGGCACTGGCAACGATATATTAATTGGCGGCGCACAAGCTGACTCATTGCATGGCAATGCAGGTGATGACATCTTCATCGGCGGCGGGCAAAATGACTCTATCTACGGTGGTTCAGGAACTGATACAGCCATCTACTCGGGTAACTTTGCCGACTACACCATAACTAATCACTTTGATCATTCAGTAACGCCGTATCTACTAATCAATGATAGTCGAGGAGTTGATGCCAGCTCGGTCAATACAACAAACTTAGATGCGGGTGACCACCTTTATCAAGTTGAGCGTCTGATATTTGCTGACAGCGTTTATGTCGTTGGTCCTGATGGCTCTCTGACTCAAGTACAGCTTAAAGAAATCCCACTGGATATTGACGTTGCTTTAACCGATAACGATGGAAGTGAAACCCTATCGGAAGTAACTATTAGCGGCGTACCAAATGGCGTTTATCTATCAGCTGGAGTCAATAATGGTAACGGTAGTTGGACACTAACGACTGCTGAGCTAAACGATCTAAAACTTCAAGTAGAAGAAGATTATGCTGGCGATTTAGAGTTTGCCTTAACCGTTAGCGTAACTAGCACTGAGTTCAGCAATAATGATTCCGAGACAAGTTCAGTACCGCTAAACATTTCATTGCGCGACTATGCCCAAGACAATGGCTCATATGGCGATGACAATATTACAGGCACAGAAAACCATGACGTCATTGTCAGTGATTCCACGGGTATTCAAGTTGTTGAAGGTGAAAACTACAATATCGCCTTTATTCTTGATTCATCTGGCAGCATGGGAAGCAGTAATGTCAATACCGCAAAAGCTCAGCTTTTGGAGGTATTCAATACTCTCAAGGCTAGCGCTGCTGGTGCTCATGCCGGTGTGGTAAACATTCTGCTCGTCGATTTCGATACCGGCACTAAAGTTAATGTTTCAGTTGATTTATCTGATTCAAATGCTATCTCCAACTTAGAAGGTGCACTTGATACCATCTATAGCGGTGGCAGAACGAACTATGAAGCTGCATTTGAAGTTGTCACAGAATGGTTTAACAACGGTGAAGCTGCGTCAAACGATGGTACTAATCTTACTTACTTCATCACCGATGGTGAAACCAACAACTATGTTGTCGACACCTCACCGGATAATGTTTGGGTTTACAATCCATCAGGATCCCAAAATGATAAGCATTTATCAGACTTACTTTCAGATTACGTTCCAGGCCAAGAACTTGTACATGCAGGTAAAGTGATCGTAGATGAATACGGCAATGTAAACTATTGGTATAAAGATGGCAGCCAGTGGAAGAGCAGCTTGCAAGGCGCCTTAAAAGAGGATGCTAATGGGAACTATGTTGTTAGCCTGATAACCAATGGGTCAGATGCAGAAGCTGAAGCGCAAGCATTAGCTGCATTTTCTGTTCTCAATACCGTATCTGAAGTTGAAGCCATCGGTATTGGCAGTGGAATTGATTTAGATGATTTGATTCCATATGACTCAGATGGTCAGGCTCATGCCAATATCAATGCATCCGATCTCGCCAACATCATTCTGGGTTCAGAGCAAACACTGATTCAAGGCGATGATACCGTCGACGCAGCAGCTGGTAATGACATCATCTTCGGCGACTTGGTTAAATTCGATAATATCGAAGGCCAAGGTTATACGGCACTACAAAAGTACGTAGCTCAAGAGACCAGCCAGAACCTTGCAGATGTTTCAGTGCAAGATGTCCATGAATTTGTCACAGCAAACCCAGGAGTATTCGATGTGTCTCGCACCGATGACGGCGCAGATACAATCTATGGCGGGGAAGGAAATGATCTCCTCTTCGGCCAAGGCGGTAACGATGTCCTTATCGGGGGTCTAGGTGATGATATCCTTATTGGCGGACTCGGTGACGATACACTGACTGGTGGAACGAATACAAATGACATAGGTGCCGATACCTTTGTTTGGTCTGCAGGCTCTACGGGAACCGATCACATTACCGACTTCAATCTCGGAGAAGATAAGCTAGACCTTAGTGACCTATTACAAGGTGAAAATGCCGGTAATCTGGGTCAGTACCTGCATTTCACTGTGAATAATGGTACGACGACGATCGAAATTGATGCGAATCATGATGGTAATGTCGATCAACTAATCGTTCTCGATGGTGTCGACCTATCCACGGCATATGGTGCGACTGATGAAGCAATAATTAATGGTTTGCTCGGTAACAATGGTGATGGTGCTCTGATCATAGATAATCAAGCTTCTGCATCGTCTAGCTCAACAGCGTTTGCCTATAATTCAGGATCGGAGTCTAACTCACAACAAGATGAACAAATCCAGCACCTAATTCCTTAA
- a CDS encoding type I secretion system permease/ATPase, giving the protein MPVTASHKTEQWTVSASQRVSVDPLLDSLVLLTEYFGSPCSSESLAAGLPLSSSVLTPDLVPQAAGRAGLTAKLTRKGLDQVSPIFLPCILLLKDKKACLLREIDFDKDRAVIQLPETGGEQVLSIEELEAIYVGYLFLVKQQYRGDMGFDVHQHDTSSHWLLQTLKDSAPIYRDALIASVLVNIFALVSPLFIMNVYDKVVPNLAFESLWVLAIGAGIAYVFDLIMRQLRAYLIDVAGKKVDIIVSSRLFAKAIGIPLEKRSPSVGGMAKQLGEFDSIREILTSATITTLVDLPFAIFFMIIIYVVAGDLAIIPLIGSIIIIGYTLIVQPKLKAAIEESNKFSSLKHGHLIESLASLESIKSSGAEGLVQKSWQQMIGHTANWQLKSKKLSTSVTNLANFTVQLSVVCVVILGVYRVADNAISMGGIIAAVILSSRAISPMAQLAGLMTRGNHTASALRQLNEIMAQEDEFENKGHLVSRQRLEGQINADHISFSYPGSEKPVLHTMSLNIKPGERIAIIGRNGSGKSTLAKMLVGLYQPTKGSLRYDGLDSAQIHPTDLRRNFGYLPQDITLFHGSIRDNILFGTRQVSEHQLIRAVQLSGINLFTDLETEGLDQQVGEGGQSLSRGQRQTVALARATLNDPPVLLMDEPTASLDARAEKQFIRAMQNVSRDRTLLIITHKMHLLKLVDRIIVLDRGHVIADGPKDEVLDKLSKGLLSGAKNE; this is encoded by the coding sequence GTGCCTGTAACTGCTTCTCATAAAACTGAGCAATGGACAGTCTCTGCGTCACAAAGAGTCTCTGTCGACCCCTTGCTAGACAGTTTAGTCCTACTTACTGAATATTTCGGTAGCCCATGCTCCAGCGAATCGCTGGCGGCAGGGCTCCCCTTATCCTCTAGTGTCCTAACACCTGATCTGGTTCCCCAAGCCGCTGGCCGTGCGGGCTTAACGGCAAAATTAACCCGTAAGGGCCTAGATCAAGTATCGCCGATCTTCTTACCTTGTATCTTGCTGCTTAAAGATAAGAAAGCCTGCCTGCTCAGGGAGATAGATTTCGATAAAGACAGAGCCGTGATTCAGCTGCCTGAAACTGGTGGTGAACAGGTCTTATCCATAGAAGAGTTAGAAGCGATCTATGTCGGTTACTTGTTTCTGGTTAAACAACAATACCGCGGCGATATGGGTTTCGATGTTCACCAGCATGACACTAGCAGCCACTGGTTGTTACAGACCCTTAAAGATTCTGCGCCTATCTATCGAGATGCGTTGATCGCCTCGGTATTGGTTAATATATTCGCCCTGGTTTCGCCTCTCTTTATCATGAATGTCTACGATAAAGTGGTGCCTAACCTAGCATTCGAGTCTCTGTGGGTCTTGGCCATAGGCGCAGGAATTGCTTATGTGTTTGATCTTATCATGCGGCAACTAAGAGCTTATCTTATCGACGTCGCAGGTAAGAAGGTCGATATCATCGTCTCCTCACGACTGTTTGCTAAAGCCATTGGCATTCCATTAGAGAAGCGCTCACCGAGTGTAGGTGGTATGGCTAAACAACTGGGTGAATTTGATAGCATTCGAGAAATTTTAACCTCTGCGACGATTACGACTCTGGTGGATCTACCCTTCGCTATCTTCTTTATGATCATTATCTACGTTGTGGCCGGTGATCTCGCAATTATCCCGCTAATAGGCAGTATCATCATTATCGGTTATACCTTAATCGTACAGCCTAAACTGAAAGCCGCGATAGAAGAGAGTAATAAATTCTCCAGCCTCAAACATGGCCACCTTATTGAATCCCTAGCTTCTCTGGAGTCAATCAAATCCAGTGGCGCCGAAGGCCTGGTTCAGAAGAGCTGGCAACAGATGATAGGTCATACGGCAAACTGGCAGTTAAAATCGAAAAAGTTATCAACCTCTGTGACTAACCTGGCCAATTTCACCGTACAACTTTCAGTCGTGTGTGTGGTTATCTTGGGTGTTTACCGAGTCGCAGATAATGCGATATCTATGGGTGGCATTATAGCTGCGGTTATCTTATCGAGCCGTGCAATCTCTCCGATGGCACAATTAGCAGGCTTGATGACCCGAGGCAACCACACCGCCAGCGCTTTGCGTCAGCTAAATGAGATCATGGCGCAGGAAGATGAGTTTGAAAACAAAGGGCATCTTGTCAGCCGTCAGCGCCTGGAAGGCCAGATCAATGCCGACCATATCAGCTTCTCCTATCCTGGATCTGAGAAGCCTGTGCTGCACACCATGTCACTCAACATCAAACCCGGTGAACGCATAGCTATCATTGGTCGTAATGGCTCAGGCAAGAGTACCCTGGCTAAGATGCTTGTAGGCCTATACCAGCCGACAAAAGGAAGCCTTAGGTATGATGGGTTAGATTCGGCTCAAATACATCCCACCGACCTTCGTAGGAACTTTGGCTACCTACCTCAGGATATCACCCTGTTCCATGGTTCAATAAGAGATAACATCTTGTTTGGTACCAGACAGGTATCCGAACATCAACTCATTAGGGCGGTACAGCTGTCCGGAATCAATCTGTTTACCGATCTGGAGACCGAAGGCCTAGATCAACAGGTTGGCGAAGGCGGTCAATCCCTCTCCCGTGGTCAGAGGCAGACTGTCGCGTTAGCCAGAGCAACCTTGAATGATCCTCCTGTGCTGCTAATGGATGAACCCACGGCCAGCCTGGATGCCAGAGCCGAGAAGCAATTCATTCGTGCGATGCAGAATGTCAGCCGCGATAGAACCTTACTGATTATCACCCATAAGATGCACCTGCTTAAACTTGTGGATCGCATCATAGTACTGGACCGAGGCCATGTCATTGCAGATGGTCCTAAAGACGAGGTATTAGATAAACTGAGTAAAGGCTTACTCTCAGGAGCCAAAAATGAGTAA
- a CDS encoding HlyD family type I secretion periplasmic adaptor subunit → MSKHLTTQDLEMVDDVYGAMMTDAPTSHRLIIWSLAAMGVCFLLWAYFSELDQVTTGMGKVIPSSQIQVIQSLDGGIMQEMYVKEGMMVTKGQALMRIDDTRFRSDYEQQAQEVYSLQANVVRLSSELSSITITSMSVDWREQVKITPRPLQFSGELIKEEPALIQRQSNEYTGRLDSLINQLEILARQIQQKQQESKELASKIDTLSRSYQLVSRELELTKPLADKGIVPEVELIKVERVVNDIRGELASLRLLRPKLKASQDEAILKRREAVLNFAADARTQLNELQTKLSRMNEAQVGAQDKVDKAEIKSPVNGTIKTIHINTLGGVVQPGIDIIEIVPSEDQLLIETKILPKDIAFLHPGLPAVVKVTAYDFTRYGGLNGVVEHISADTTQDEEGNSFYLVRVRTDLSSLTKDDGTKMPIIPGMLTSVDVITGQRSVLEYILNPILRAKDTALRER, encoded by the coding sequence ATGAGTAAGCATCTGACTACCCAAGATTTAGAGATGGTCGATGACGTATACGGCGCCATGATGACCGATGCGCCAACTAGCCACAGGTTAATCATTTGGTCGCTCGCGGCCATGGGGGTTTGCTTTCTGCTCTGGGCCTATTTTTCCGAGTTGGATCAGGTCACCACAGGCATGGGGAAAGTCATCCCCTCCTCACAAATCCAGGTAATTCAGAGTCTTGATGGCGGCATCATGCAGGAGATGTATGTCAAAGAAGGCATGATGGTTACTAAAGGCCAAGCCTTAATGCGCATCGATGACACTCGTTTTCGCTCTGACTATGAACAGCAAGCTCAGGAGGTATATAGCCTGCAAGCCAACGTGGTTCGTTTATCGTCCGAATTATCCAGCATCACGATCACCAGCATGTCTGTCGACTGGAGAGAGCAGGTCAAGATAACCCCAAGGCCACTGCAATTTTCCGGAGAATTAATCAAGGAGGAACCCGCCTTGATTCAACGTCAGTCTAATGAATATACAGGCCGATTGGATAGCCTGATTAATCAACTGGAAATTTTAGCCCGCCAGATCCAGCAGAAACAACAAGAGTCTAAAGAATTAGCGTCAAAAATAGACACACTTTCGAGAAGTTACCAGCTGGTTTCCCGCGAACTGGAACTCACCAAGCCCTTAGCCGATAAAGGCATCGTGCCTGAAGTCGAGTTGATAAAAGTAGAGCGTGTAGTCAACGACATTCGGGGTGAACTCGCTTCTCTTAGATTATTAAGACCTAAACTCAAAGCTTCTCAGGATGAAGCAATATTAAAAAGGCGTGAAGCCGTATTAAATTTCGCGGCTGACGCCAGAACCCAACTCAACGAACTGCAAACCAAACTTTCTCGAATGAACGAGGCACAGGTCGGCGCACAAGATAAAGTGGATAAAGCAGAGATAAAATCACCAGTAAACGGAACCATAAAAACCATTCATATCAACACATTAGGCGGAGTGGTCCAGCCTGGGATCGACATCATAGAAATTGTTCCATCGGAAGATCAATTGCTAATTGAAACGAAAATACTACCGAAAGATATCGCATTTTTACATCCTGGCTTGCCCGCCGTAGTCAAAGTTACCGCTTATGACTTCACCCGTTACGGGGGATTAAATGGCGTTGTAGAGCATATTAGTGCCGATACAACACAGGACGAAGAGGGAAACAGTTTCTATCTTGTAAGGGTTAGAACCGATTTATCAAGTTTGACTAAGGACGATGGCACTAAAATGCCGATTATACCTGGTATGTTGACTTCGGTTGATGTAATTACTGGGCAAAGATCCGTTCTAGAGTACATACTTAATCCAATTTTAAGGGCTAAAGATACGGCGCTCAGAGAACGCTAG
- a CDS encoding TolC family outer membrane protein: protein MKTCTIRQLKRSALALAVGALILPASAYSQTLEQAVAHTLDTNPEIRIAFNRFKAREEQVNQAIAGYMPTVDISGGYGWEQTNSPSTRRKAGLGEVDDEGVIELERGEAGFSIKQMLFDGFYTSSEVDRYSFEASAEQWALFAAAEDMALDVTKVYVNYIKSEQVLTLAEKNLVSHQEIYEQIKERTDSGLGSIADLSQITGRRARANANLISAKNNFYDAKAQFVRVVEKQPEDLIVPVPDDDMIPEDLNTSVKLAQDNHPILKSASSDINAAVNERDSALSNYYPKLSLELDGNWNNNLDGEDGFSLLASQNVGGHSNDLVAMVRIKYNLFSGGKDRAREREASYKIGEAKEIRERAYRQVVEGVSLAWNAYELLVPQKMYIRDHVVAAKDTQVAYSQQFNLGQRTLLDLLDTENELFEARKDYLEAEYDEILSEYRILNATGRLLESLRVTRPDVWQGDRSYEGGVN, encoded by the coding sequence ATGAAAACCTGCACTATTCGGCAGTTAAAACGCAGCGCTCTTGCGTTAGCCGTTGGCGCGCTGATACTACCAGCCTCGGCATATAGCCAAACACTGGAGCAAGCTGTCGCGCACACACTAGATACTAATCCTGAAATACGTATCGCCTTCAACCGTTTCAAAGCCCGTGAAGAGCAAGTTAATCAGGCAATAGCTGGTTATATGCCTACGGTAGACATCAGCGGCGGCTACGGTTGGGAGCAGACCAATAGCCCGTCGACAAGAAGAAAAGCAGGACTCGGTGAAGTCGATGATGAAGGTGTTATCGAGCTAGAACGCGGCGAAGCTGGCTTTAGTATCAAACAGATGCTGTTCGATGGCTTTTATACTTCGAGCGAAGTCGACAGATACAGCTTCGAGGCTAGTGCGGAACAATGGGCACTGTTTGCCGCGGCAGAAGATATGGCACTGGATGTCACTAAGGTCTATGTAAACTATATCAAAAGTGAGCAAGTCCTCACTCTGGCAGAGAAAAACCTTGTAAGTCATCAAGAGATTTATGAACAGATCAAAGAAAGAACCGACTCAGGTTTAGGCTCAATTGCCGATCTCTCCCAGATCACAGGACGTCGTGCTAGGGCTAATGCCAATCTGATCTCGGCTAAGAACAATTTCTATGATGCTAAGGCTCAGTTTGTGCGTGTGGTCGAGAAGCAACCAGAAGATCTGATTGTGCCGGTTCCCGATGATGACATGATACCGGAAGATCTTAATACCAGTGTTAAGTTAGCCCAAGATAATCACCCAATATTAAAATCGGCAAGTAGCGATATCAATGCCGCAGTCAATGAGCGTGACTCAGCCCTATCTAATTACTATCCAAAATTATCATTAGAACTGGATGGTAATTGGAATAATAATCTGGATGGTGAAGATGGCTTTTCACTGCTAGCTTCACAAAACGTCGGCGGCCACAGCAATGATCTCGTTGCTATGGTAAGAATAAAGTACAACCTGTTCTCGGGCGGTAAAGATCGTGCCAGAGAAAGAGAAGCAAGCTACAAGATAGGTGAAGCCAAGGAGATCCGCGAGCGTGCTTATCGTCAAGTCGTCGAAGGCGTCAGCCTAGCCTGGAATGCTTATGAGTTATTAGTTCCGCAGAAAATGTATATTCGTGACCATGTGGTCGCCGCCAAAGATACTCAAGTCGCGTACAGTCAGCAATTCAATTTAGGCCAACGCACCTTACTCGATCTGCTCGACACCGAGAATGAGCTATTCGAAGCACGTAAAGACTATCTTGAAGCCGAATACGACGAAATTTTATCTGAATACCGTATTTTAAATGCTACGGGTCGACTGCTTGAATCTCTGCGAGTCACTCGCCCAGATGTATGGCAAGGCGATCGTAGTTACGAAGGAGGAGTAAACTAA
- a CDS encoding OmpA family protein produces MKTFITLLAITLLSACSSIVTMDGNTTQLQDLNDLDKDGVIVARERCNDTLMGATIDNYGCGKVKPIHERSELKILFANDSHYIDPMYYEQVEVIAIFMNEFPNTNVTIEGHCSKTGSYDHNLALSQNRADAVTSLLSEQYSIASDRLTAIGYSYDRPVDESGTDMAQTRNRRVIAEVTGEDTTADMKWHIYTVDEEVE; encoded by the coding sequence ATGAAAACCTTCATAACACTGTTAGCCATCACTCTGCTAAGTGCATGCTCAAGCATAGTGACCATGGATGGCAATACGACACAACTCCAGGATCTTAACGATCTGGACAAAGACGGTGTCATCGTCGCCCGCGAACGCTGTAACGATACCCTTATGGGTGCAACGATTGATAACTATGGTTGTGGCAAGGTAAAGCCCATTCACGAACGCTCTGAACTGAAAATTTTATTCGCCAACGATTCCCACTACATAGACCCTATGTATTACGAACAAGTTGAAGTCATAGCCATTTTCATGAACGAATTTCCTAATACTAATGTCACCATCGAAGGCCACTGTAGTAAGACAGGATCTTACGATCACAACTTAGCCTTGTCGCAAAACAGAGCCGATGCAGTGACCTCGCTATTGTCGGAACAATACAGTATTGCATCCGATAGGCTAACCGCGATAGGTTATAGCTACGATCGTCCCGTCGATGAGAGTGGCACAGATATGGCCCAAACTCGAAATAGACGCGTTATTGCCGAAGTCACTGGAGAAGACACAACGGCTGATATGAAATGGCATATCTATACCGTTGATGAAGAAGTGGAATAG
- a CDS encoding transglutaminase-like cysteine peptidase, with protein sequence MKGRLSRKLSCKKVCQFILVALALVASCLYASPTQTLNKEHIVSTLESRYGERAGKRARAWFKVLDSAQGLSEREKLTKVNKFFNLFRFVDDIKLWGDSNYWSTPMEFIGVNGGDCEDFSIAKYFTLLQLGIPEDKLRITMVKATTVNQYHMVLAYYEKPSSIPLVLDNLDRRIKPATQRKDLLPVYSFNGRQLWLNKEKGRGVLAGSSKKLAKWNDLKYRLGVERLRKPKLRLE encoded by the coding sequence ATGAAAGGCAGGCTTAGTCGTAAATTATCATGCAAGAAGGTCTGCCAATTCATCTTAGTGGCACTGGCTCTGGTAGCTTCGTGCCTATATGCCTCCCCCACGCAAACATTGAATAAAGAGCACATCGTCTCGACTCTCGAGTCGAGATATGGTGAACGAGCTGGAAAAAGGGCCAGAGCCTGGTTTAAGGTACTCGACTCGGCTCAAGGCCTCAGCGAAAGAGAGAAGCTCACTAAGGTGAATAAATTTTTCAATCTTTTTCGTTTTGTTGATGATATCAAGCTCTGGGGTGATAGTAATTATTGGTCTACCCCTATGGAGTTTATTGGTGTCAATGGCGGCGATTGTGAAGATTTCTCCATTGCAAAATATTTCACCTTGCTTCAGTTAGGTATCCCTGAAGATAAGCTGAGGATTACTATGGTAAAAGCGACCACTGTGAATCAATATCACATGGTGCTTGCTTACTATGAGAAACCCTCTTCTATTCCTTTGGTACTCGACAATTTAGATAGAAGAATAAAACCTGCGACTCAAAGGAAAGACTTGCTGCCGGTATACAGTTTTAATGGTCGACAGCTATGGCTAAACAAAGAAAAAGGACGAGGCGTTCTTGCTGGTTCATCCAAGAAACTGGCGAAGTGGAACGATCTCAAATATAGATTGGGTGTCGAAAGACTCAGAAAACCCAAATTAAGATTGGAGTAG